In one Brassica oleracea var. oleracea cultivar TO1000 chromosome C9, BOL, whole genome shotgun sequence genomic region, the following are encoded:
- the LOC106313265 gene encoding lysine-specific demethylase JMJ706-like isoform X1, whose amino-acid sequence MAERRNYLSKEAIDGLEYLKRKRLQKMKSGSVNGTVGLSTIARSGGDATRPSSASCGMRLRVTASDTVSRVNGASTGKGGFLKEERFETDDLKWTERLPECPVYRPTKDEFEDPLTYLQKIFPEASKYGICKIISPLTATVPAGAVLMKEKSNFKFTTRVQPLRLAEWDSDDKVTFFMSGRTYSFRDYEKMANKVFARRYCSDGSLPDSFLEKDFWKEIACGKTESVEYACDVDGSAFSSAPDDPLGSSKWNLNKVSRLPKSTLRLLETSIPGVTEPMLYIGMLFSMFAWHVEDHYLYSINYQHCGASKTWYGVPGSAALNFEKVVRECVYSDEILSTNGEDGAFDVLLGKTTIFPPKILLDHDVPVYKAVQKPGEFVVTFPRGYHAGFSHGFNCGEAVNFAMGDWFPFGAIASCRYAHLNRLPLLPHEELICKEAMLLNSCPKPENLDFSPAELSGQKNIKTAFVHLIRFHHLARWSLMKSRLCTGLVSNTYGTIVCSLCKRDCYLAFINCQCYSHPVCLRHDVKKLDLPCGTTRTLFLRDNIEVLEAAAKKFEEEGGVSDMITSDENLYAYPSPLKLAAAKEEGYSRYSTIYFDFNTELEMASGNPVMSYEANASCISSVADDYVCSTTADHKQVNRGANCSSSSDSKLSEDVASSSNKKTRFFSAVQDEVLGTDQESEGSGSESFRVKRRSLLKCGNRAVVQETRDSEHHHQGHKRLKRSQKYHEGRYSSRSSKEEEVLVISKRKETHEQQQSDVKKIENHFGGGFKRLKVTALIRP is encoded by the exons ATG GCGGAGAGGAGAAACTACTTGTCCAAAGAGGCTATAGATGGGTTGGAGTATCTGAAACGTAAAAGACTTCAGAAAATGAAATCAGGCTCTGTCAATGGAACAGTAGGTCTCAGTACAATTGCTAGAAGCGGAGGTGATGCAACGAGACCATCTTCAGCGTCATGTGGAATGAGATTACGGGTGACTGCTAGTGATACAGTATCTAGAGTGAATGGTGCATCTACTGGCAAGGGTGGATTCTTGAAGGAGGAGAGGTTTGAGACAGATGATCTTAAATGGACCGAGAGGCTTCCCGAATGTCCTGTCTACAGACCAACAAAGGATGAGTTTGAGGATCCTTTGACTTATTTGCAGAAGATTTTCCCAGAAGCTTCAAAATATG GTATCTGCAAGATCATATCTCCTTTGACGGCAACTGTACCTGCAGGCGCTGTGTTGATGAAAGAGAAATCAAATTTCAAGTTCACCACCAGAGTACAGCCTCTTCGACTTGCTGAGTGGGACTCTGATGATAAAGTTACGTTCTTCATGAGTGGGAG GACCTATTCATTTCGTGACTATGAGAAAATGGCGAACAAGGTATTTGCACGTAGATATTGCAGTGATGGCTCTTTGCCCGACTCATTCTTGGAGAAAGACTTCTGGAAAGAAATCGCGTGTGGCAAGACTGAATCAGTTGAGTATGCGTGTGATGTAGATGGTAGTGCATTTTCGTCTGCACCTGATGACCCACTAGGAAGCAGCAAATGGAACTTGAAT AAAGTTTCAAGGCTACCGAAGTCTACCCTGCGCCTTCTTGAAACATCCATTCCG GGAGTCACTGAACCGATGCTTTACATCGGAATGCTGTTTAGCATGTTTGCCTGGCATGTTGAGGACCATTATTTGTACAG CATCAATTATCAACATTGTGGAGCATCAAAAACTTGGTACGGAGTTCCAGGTTCTGCAGCTCTAAATTTTGAGAAGGTGGTTAGAGAATGTGTGTACAGCGATGAGATTCTGTCAACTAATGGGGAGGATGGAGCCTTCGATGTGCTTCTAGGGAAGACAACTATATTCCCACCAAAGATTCTGTTGGATCATGATGTGCCTGTGTACAAGGCTGTACAAAAACCCGGAGAGTTTGTTGTCACGTTCCCCAGAGGTTATCATGCTGGGTTCAGCCATG GTTTTAACTGTGGTGAGGCAGTGAACTTCGCGATGGGTGACTGGTTTCCCTTTGGAGCCATTGCGAGTTGTCGCTATGCTCATCTTAACAGGTTGCCCTTGCTCCCTCATGAAGAGTTGATTTGTAAGGAAGCAATGCTCTTAAACTCGTGTCCCAAACCCGAGAATCTGGATTTTTCACCTGCGGAATTGTCAGGACAAAAAAACATCAAGACTGCGTTTGTGCACCTGATTCGTTTTCATCATCTGGCTCGATGGTCTCTAATGAAGTCAAGATTATGCACAGGCCTGGTTTCGAATACATACGGAACCATCGTATGCAGTCTGTGTAAACGGGATTGCTATTTGGCGTTTATAAATTGCCAGTGCTACTCGCATCCTGTCTGTCTCCGTCATG ATGTTAAAAAGCTTGACCTTCCATGCGGGACAACACGTACTCTGTTCTTGAGGGATAACATTGAAGTCCTGGAAGCTGCTGCAAAGAAGTTTGAGGAAGAAGGTGGAGTTTCAGATATGATTACAAGTGATGAAAATTTATATGCCTATCCATCGCCACTCAAACTTGCAGCTGCAAAAGAAGAAGGATATTCACGGTATTCCACTATATACTTTGACTTCAATACCGAGTTGGAGATGGCTTCTGGAAACCCTGTCATGAGCTACGAAGCAAATGCTTCATGCATCTCTTCTGTTGCTGATGATTATGTATGCTCAACAACTGCTGATCAC AAGCAGGTAAATAGAGGAGCTAACTGTAGTAGCAGTAGTGATTCTAAGCTCTCGGAAGACGTAGCAAGCAGCAGTAACAAGAAGACTCGGTTCTTCTCTGCGGTTCAAGATGAAGTACTAGGTACGGATCAGGAAAGTGAGGGTTCTGGTTCCGAGAGTTTCAGAGTGAAACGACGTTCGTTGCTGAAATGTGGGAACCGAGCAGTTGTTCAGGAGACAAGAGACTCTGAGCATCATCATCAG GGACATAAAAGATTGAAGAGATCACAGAAGTACCACGAAGGAAGATATAGTAGTAGAAGTAGTAAGGAAGAAGAAGTGTTAGTAATTTCAAAAAGAAAGGAAACTCATGAGCAGCAGCAAAGTGACGTGAAGAAGATTGAGAATCATTTTGGTGGTGGGTTTAAACGTCTGAAAGTGACAGCGTTGATAAGGCCATAG
- the LOC106313265 gene encoding lysine-specific demethylase JMJ706-like isoform X2 has translation MAERRNYLSKEAIDGLEYLKRKRLQKMKSGSVNGTVGLSTIARSGGDATRPSSASCGMRLRVTASDTVSRVNGASTGKGGFLKEERFETDDLKWTERLPECPVYRPTKDEFEDPLTYLQKIFPEASKYGICKIISPLTATVPAGAVLMKEKSNFKFTTRVQPLRLAEWDSDDKVTFFMSGRTYSFRDYEKMANKVFARRYCSDGSLPDSFLEKDFWKEIACGKTESKVSRLPKSTLRLLETSIPGVTEPMLYIGMLFSMFAWHVEDHYLYSINYQHCGASKTWYGVPGSAALNFEKVVRECVYSDEILSTNGEDGAFDVLLGKTTIFPPKILLDHDVPVYKAVQKPGEFVVTFPRGYHAGFSHGFNCGEAVNFAMGDWFPFGAIASCRYAHLNRLPLLPHEELICKEAMLLNSCPKPENLDFSPAELSGQKNIKTAFVHLIRFHHLARWSLMKSRLCTGLVSNTYGTIVCSLCKRDCYLAFINCQCYSHPVCLRHDVKKLDLPCGTTRTLFLRDNIEVLEAAAKKFEEEGGVSDMITSDENLYAYPSPLKLAAAKEEGYSRYSTIYFDFNTELEMASGNPVMSYEANASCISSVADDYVCSTTADHKQVNRGANCSSSSDSKLSEDVASSSNKKTRFFSAVQDEVLGTDQESEGSGSESFRVKRRSLLKCGNRAVVQETRDSEHHHQGHKRLKRSQKYHEGRYSSRSSKEEEVLVISKRKETHEQQQSDVKKIENHFGGGFKRLKVTALIRP, from the exons ATG GCGGAGAGGAGAAACTACTTGTCCAAAGAGGCTATAGATGGGTTGGAGTATCTGAAACGTAAAAGACTTCAGAAAATGAAATCAGGCTCTGTCAATGGAACAGTAGGTCTCAGTACAATTGCTAGAAGCGGAGGTGATGCAACGAGACCATCTTCAGCGTCATGTGGAATGAGATTACGGGTGACTGCTAGTGATACAGTATCTAGAGTGAATGGTGCATCTACTGGCAAGGGTGGATTCTTGAAGGAGGAGAGGTTTGAGACAGATGATCTTAAATGGACCGAGAGGCTTCCCGAATGTCCTGTCTACAGACCAACAAAGGATGAGTTTGAGGATCCTTTGACTTATTTGCAGAAGATTTTCCCAGAAGCTTCAAAATATG GTATCTGCAAGATCATATCTCCTTTGACGGCAACTGTACCTGCAGGCGCTGTGTTGATGAAAGAGAAATCAAATTTCAAGTTCACCACCAGAGTACAGCCTCTTCGACTTGCTGAGTGGGACTCTGATGATAAAGTTACGTTCTTCATGAGTGGGAG GACCTATTCATTTCGTGACTATGAGAAAATGGCGAACAAGGTATTTGCACGTAGATATTGCAGTGATGGCTCTTTGCCCGACTCATTCTTGGAGAAAGACTTCTGGAAAGAAATCGCGTGTGGCAAGACTGAATCA AAAGTTTCAAGGCTACCGAAGTCTACCCTGCGCCTTCTTGAAACATCCATTCCG GGAGTCACTGAACCGATGCTTTACATCGGAATGCTGTTTAGCATGTTTGCCTGGCATGTTGAGGACCATTATTTGTACAG CATCAATTATCAACATTGTGGAGCATCAAAAACTTGGTACGGAGTTCCAGGTTCTGCAGCTCTAAATTTTGAGAAGGTGGTTAGAGAATGTGTGTACAGCGATGAGATTCTGTCAACTAATGGGGAGGATGGAGCCTTCGATGTGCTTCTAGGGAAGACAACTATATTCCCACCAAAGATTCTGTTGGATCATGATGTGCCTGTGTACAAGGCTGTACAAAAACCCGGAGAGTTTGTTGTCACGTTCCCCAGAGGTTATCATGCTGGGTTCAGCCATG GTTTTAACTGTGGTGAGGCAGTGAACTTCGCGATGGGTGACTGGTTTCCCTTTGGAGCCATTGCGAGTTGTCGCTATGCTCATCTTAACAGGTTGCCCTTGCTCCCTCATGAAGAGTTGATTTGTAAGGAAGCAATGCTCTTAAACTCGTGTCCCAAACCCGAGAATCTGGATTTTTCACCTGCGGAATTGTCAGGACAAAAAAACATCAAGACTGCGTTTGTGCACCTGATTCGTTTTCATCATCTGGCTCGATGGTCTCTAATGAAGTCAAGATTATGCACAGGCCTGGTTTCGAATACATACGGAACCATCGTATGCAGTCTGTGTAAACGGGATTGCTATTTGGCGTTTATAAATTGCCAGTGCTACTCGCATCCTGTCTGTCTCCGTCATG ATGTTAAAAAGCTTGACCTTCCATGCGGGACAACACGTACTCTGTTCTTGAGGGATAACATTGAAGTCCTGGAAGCTGCTGCAAAGAAGTTTGAGGAAGAAGGTGGAGTTTCAGATATGATTACAAGTGATGAAAATTTATATGCCTATCCATCGCCACTCAAACTTGCAGCTGCAAAAGAAGAAGGATATTCACGGTATTCCACTATATACTTTGACTTCAATACCGAGTTGGAGATGGCTTCTGGAAACCCTGTCATGAGCTACGAAGCAAATGCTTCATGCATCTCTTCTGTTGCTGATGATTATGTATGCTCAACAACTGCTGATCAC AAGCAGGTAAATAGAGGAGCTAACTGTAGTAGCAGTAGTGATTCTAAGCTCTCGGAAGACGTAGCAAGCAGCAGTAACAAGAAGACTCGGTTCTTCTCTGCGGTTCAAGATGAAGTACTAGGTACGGATCAGGAAAGTGAGGGTTCTGGTTCCGAGAGTTTCAGAGTGAAACGACGTTCGTTGCTGAAATGTGGGAACCGAGCAGTTGTTCAGGAGACAAGAGACTCTGAGCATCATCATCAG GGACATAAAAGATTGAAGAGATCACAGAAGTACCACGAAGGAAGATATAGTAGTAGAAGTAGTAAGGAAGAAGAAGTGTTAGTAATTTCAAAAAGAAAGGAAACTCATGAGCAGCAGCAAAGTGACGTGAAGAAGATTGAGAATCATTTTGGTGGTGGGTTTAAACGTCTGAAAGTGACAGCGTTGATAAGGCCATAG
- the LOC106316878 gene encoding uncharacterized protein LOC106316878 isoform X1, whose translation MAPPTGETTAAGGDAQPQQQRQAGGFGQTITAESFESPSSATSLRSSFRRNRNLRILLSLRLILCPISFRALENDKFNDFGNDGALVWHETNIPYAVWKPASTRTLSMKYYPSEALKNNGSLYAQVFFARSSFPIDPNDPELRLRRRLMGMTWN comes from the exons ATGGCTCCGCCGACAGGTGAAACAACGGCGGCGGGAGGTGATGCTCAGCCGCAGCAGCAACGACAAGCAGGTGGGTTTGGGCAGACGATAACCGCAGAATCATTCGAATCGCCGTCTTCTGCTACTTCGCTTCGAAGTTCTTTTCGCCGAAACAGAAACCTGCGGATCCTTCTAAGCCTCCGCCTCATCTTATGTCCAATCTCTTTCAGAGCCCTTG AGAATGATAAATTCAATGACTTTGGGAACGATGGTGCGCTCGTTTGGCACGAGACCAACATACCTTATGCTGTGTGGAAGCCAGCGAGCACTAGAACCTTGTCGATGAAGTATTATCCATCCGAG GCACTGAAGAATAATGGGAGTCTCTATGCTCAGGTCTTCTTTGCTCGATCTAGTTTTCCTATTGATCCTAACGATCCTGAGTTGAG GCTTCGCAGGAGGTTGATGGGCATGACTTGGAACTGA
- the LOC106316878 gene encoding uncharacterized protein LOC106316878 isoform X2, with amino-acid sequence MAPPTGETTAAGGDAQPQQQRQAGGFGQTITAESFESPSSATSLRSSFRRNRNLRILLSLRLILCPISFRALENDKFNDFGNDGALVWHETNIPYAVWKPASTRTLSMKYYPSEALKNNGSLYAQVFFARSSFPIDPNDPELRRLMGMTWN; translated from the exons ATGGCTCCGCCGACAGGTGAAACAACGGCGGCGGGAGGTGATGCTCAGCCGCAGCAGCAACGACAAGCAGGTGGGTTTGGGCAGACGATAACCGCAGAATCATTCGAATCGCCGTCTTCTGCTACTTCGCTTCGAAGTTCTTTTCGCCGAAACAGAAACCTGCGGATCCTTCTAAGCCTCCGCCTCATCTTATGTCCAATCTCTTTCAGAGCCCTTG AGAATGATAAATTCAATGACTTTGGGAACGATGGTGCGCTCGTTTGGCACGAGACCAACATACCTTATGCTGTGTGGAAGCCAGCGAGCACTAGAACCTTGTCGATGAAGTATTATCCATCCGAG GCACTGAAGAATAATGGGAGTCTCTATGCTCAGGTCTTCTTTGCTCGATCTAGTTTTCCTATTGATCCTAACGATCCTGAGTTGAG GAGGTTGATGGGCATGACTTGGAACTGA
- the LOC106317333 gene encoding putative invertase inhibitor, with translation MKFLLYLITCFLLLNVLATAKSLIQDSCKKAAAKNRKLKLDFCLKSLEGCRQCKTAKNLGELVMATMKNAETKTKRVHAQMKKDFDAKKYPKDNDMLVMECLSDYSGTAQILDIAMETFEDHDYKDLISRMNLGMESLDACDEGYKERSTPQISPFIKSNEFLTHLIEIPIAFTEMLKRK, from the coding sequence ATGAAATTTCTGCTTTACCTAATTACGTGCTTTCTCCTCTTAAACGTTTTAGCAACAGCAAAATCTCTCATTCAAGATTCTTGCAAGAAAGCAGCAGCGAAAAACCGAAAGCTCAAACTCGATTTCTGCCTCAAGTCTCTCGAAGGGTGTCGGCAGTGCAAAACCGCTAAAAATCTCGGCGAACTAGTCATGGCGACGATGAAGAACGCTGAGACAAAAACGAAGAGAGTGCATGCACAGATGAAGAAGGATTTTGACGCGAAGAAATATCCCAAGGACAATGACATGCTGGTAATGGAGTGTCTCAGCGATTATTCAGGAACTGCTCAGATATTGGACATAGCTATGGAAACCTTTGAAGATCATGATTACAAAGACCTTATCTCTCGTATGAATCTTGGAATGGAAAGCTTGGATGCTTGCGATGAAGGATACAAAGAAAGATCAACGCCTCAGATATCTCCGTTTATAAAAAGCAACGAGTTTTTAACTCATTTGATTGAGATTCCTATAGCTTTTACAGAGATGTTGAAAAGAAAATAA